The Xiphophorus hellerii strain 12219 chromosome 5, Xiphophorus_hellerii-4.1, whole genome shotgun sequence genome window below encodes:
- the cep170ab gene encoding centrosomal protein of 170 kDa isoform X2, with protein MSLTSWFLVSSGGTRHRLPREMIFVGRDDCELMLQSRSVDKQHAVINYEPNTDEHKVKDLGSLNGTFVNDVRIQEQDYVTLKTDDKLRFGYDTNLFTVVRGELHIPEEALKHEKLSSQLQMIQKKHAEKCEVKPSEAAAASGSEGAASKPPESGKPEDKTVGDIAVLHRGTPLYGQPAWWGDGDTDDQHPGKLEEKTSDRKKEKAETDTKRSPEILKSLPQAVSNQEPSYFEIPTKDAPIASKISELPPQDQETNASPAAVEPIHGHASFTIEFDPGASGKVLVKDRVAKVGPETRPRPKRAVGEDLSPLQTAMVAAEVKVADWLAQNELPLALKETVAEDDGESAKSDVPVHLRSLKGSKHEDGTQSDSENALGEQRRAAAMEERSWGLWGSAGIKESRANVPEGLFAEEDSPARRCKSSTSKRQSGLVERRRGSAPHQHGGREECYGHRDEYSDRGTYTIELENGANEEEEARKLIDKVKVFGVDEQRVSRKGGMDQRERLSSQRSGSRDRGKPGRLETEFLSEELMVGGPRWVSQWATLAASHIRTDPEGSGGDSHTMVTENREISGSSHMASVHTERKRRTLPQLPGEELNLGRKTQGGCLNIDMGEKQDTEIQEKENQDEKLSRGKKQSVQGTRGVGSQSGSPSRSSPAKSQDSGGGKSSQSGVLSKVPPRPLTSGQKRMEEARRRKKDEEKARESTGKPLLRQESFTVEKPSSSVPIELIPRIDAYTGTKTQSRDGGIDSVSIQKDSEAVAAFLESTVSDQGDPPSQSIEGSMSPESDVDTTSTVSQADGVRKVVQKRRILAGQQKERTVVCTSSKGPTGSREPLDRRGKNRTSGPQQPSHPSTSLDLTDDDINSNSLLSDSQPVSTQDSRSSNLRGQTVGASTKSSRAKMTQPSPSSAPNKASNVPKPRPTRTSLLRRARLGESSDTEPADMDRMSVASEASTASSTSRTGIARRGMSRIEALAQPRRPRVGSPSAQSDSEATLAKSRGLGGRSAAGDYALRQGLRCSNVTSLSGPRARANSASKLPDKTKGTSSYGHITPASGTRWRRVPVEYASTSEDEYGSNRHISKQGPTRPFPSTRVAQLGGSAPATPNPAGLASLKQNSRDQDEYMRDWTAHSEEIARISQDLAKDLAMLAREIHDVAGEIDSVSPAATDPGALLEESVFDDGMDLGGSTAEQSRTVAGEGRTVELRQRSSNDQSSRSIRRQTWNRDDLYLDNVLLASVTQLSTRIRQSVDKTTYKVRILFKDKERKWDEIETKLQAEHDSLVLKSSNKEISTIIQDLKSVEKQLSVIDMMVDPDGTLDALSSMGLTSSLSDQRMSPGSQQGAPALHSRTETKTSSALSTPRCEEFSGEPCGSSERTEETKQDKSVTSKTDKENYIQ; from the exons ATGAGTCTGACGTCCTGGTTCTTGGTAAGCAGCGGGGGGACGCGCCATCGTCTTCCCCGGGAGATGATCTTCGTGGGGAGGGATGATTGTGAGCTCATGCTGCAG TCTCGCAGCGTGGACAAACAGCACGCTGTCATCAACTACGAACCAAACACAGATGAACATAAAGTGAAGGACTTGGGCAGCTTAAATGGG ACTTTTGTCAATGACGTCAGAATACAGGAGCAAGACTACGTCACGCTGAAGACCGATGACAAACTAAGGTTTGGATATG ATACCAACCTGTTCACCGTGGTTCGAGGAGAGCTGCACATTCCCGAGGAGGCCCTTAAG CATGAGAAACTGAGCAGCCAGCTTCAGATGATCCAAAAGAAACATGCAGAGAAATGTGAGGTGAAGCCTTCAGAGGCAGCAGCGGCATCAGGTTCAGAAGGCGCCGCGTCAAAACCTCCAGAGTCCGGCAAACCCGAGGATAAGACAGTAG GAGACATAGCAGTTTTACACAGGGGCACGCCCCTTTATGGGCAGCCTGCTTGGTGGGGAGATGGAGACACTGATGATCAGCACCCTGGAAAACTTGAGGAAAAAACCTCTGATAGGAAGAAGGAAAAGGCAGAAACGG ACACCAAGAGAAGTCCAGAGATCCTAAAGTCTTTGCCTCAAGCAGTCTCAAATCAAGAACCTAGCTACTTTGAAATTCCAACAAAGGATGCTCCCATCGCATCTAAAATCAGTGAACTTCCTCCACAAGATCAAGAGACCAATGCTTCCCCTGCTGCTGTGGAGCCCATCCATGGCCATGCCTCATTCACCATCGAGTTTGACCCCGGGGCGTCAGGCAAAGTGTTGGTGAAGGATCGGGTGGCAAAAGTAGGACCAGAGACCCGACCCCGCCCAAAGAGGGCTGTTGGAGAAGACCTGAGTCCGCTTCAGACAGCCATGGTGGCAGCAGAGGTTAAAGTTGCTGACTGGCTGGCTCAGAATGAGCTGCCATTGGCTCTGAAAGAGACGGTGGCAGAGGATGATGGAGAGAGTGCGAAAAGCGATGTTCCTGTGCATCTCCGGAGTCTCAAAG GCAGTAAACACGAGGATGGCACTCAGAGCGATTCAGAGAATGCTCTCGGGGAGCAGCGCAGGGCTGCAGCGATGGAGGAGCGCTCATGGGGGCTTTGGGGCAGCGCTGGCATAAAAGAAAGCCGTGCAAATGTACCAGAAGGCCTGTTTGCAGAAGAGGACAGTCCTGCAAGGCGTTGCAAGTCTTCAACATCGAAAAGGCAGAGCGGGTTGGTGGAAAGGCGGCGTGGCTCGGCACCACATCAGCATGGTGGTCGTGAAGAGTGCTATGGACACAGAGATGAATATAGCGACAGAGGGACTTACACCATTGAGCTGGAGAACGGGGCCAATGAAGAGGAAGAGGCTAGGAAACTGATTGACAAGGTAAAG GTATTTGGTGTGGATGAGCAACGTGTTTCCAGGAAGGGGGGAATGGATCAAAGAGAGCGGTTGTCTTCACAGAGGTCTGGATCGAGAGACAGAGGAAAGCCTGGACGTCTGGAGACAGAG TTCTTGTCTGAAGAGTTGATGGTTGGTGGTCCTCGTTGGGTGTCACAGTGGGCTACTCTAGCTGCCAGCCACATTCGGACAGATCCTGAGGGATCCGGAGGGGACAGTCACACCATGGTCACAGAGAACAGAG aaataaGTGGATCCAGCCACATGGCCTCTGTGCACACCGAACGTAAGAGGAGAACCCTACCACAGCTACCTGGTGAAGAACTTAATCTGGGAAGAAAGACCCAGGGTGGATGTCTGAACATAGATATGGGTGAAAAGCAGGATACAGAGATTCAGGAGAAAGAGAATCAAGATGAAAAGCTATCcagaggaaagaaacaaagtgttcAAGGCACTAGAGGTGTGGGCAGTCAGAGCGGTAGCCCAAGTCGATCTTCTCCGGCCAAATCACAGGATAGTGGTGGTGGTAAATCAAGTCAGTCGGGTGTCCTGAGCAAAGTCCCTCCACGTCCACTGACCAGTGGACAGAAGAGAATGGAGGAGgcaaggaggagaaaaaaggaTGAGGAGAAGGCTAGAGAGAGTACCGGGAAACCATTACTGAGGCAGGAGAGCTTCACTGTGGAGAAACCGAGCTCCAGTGTACCCATAGAACTTATTCCACGTATTGATGCTTACACAGGAACCAAAACTCAGAGTAGGGACGGGGGCATAGACAGTGTCTCAATACAGAAAGACTCAGAAGCTGTGGCAGCTTTTCTAGAGAGCACTGTGTCAGACCAAGGTGATCCCCCAAGTCAGTCTATTGAAGGTTCCATGTCTCCAGAGTCAGACGTAGACACAACAAGCACAGTTAGCCAAGCTGATGGCGTTAGAAAAGTAGTTCAGAAACGCAGGATACTAGCTGGGCAGCAAAAAGAGAGAACAGTGGTCTGCACCTCTAGCAAGGGCCCTACTGGGAGCAGAGAGCCTCTGGACAGGAGGGGGAAGAACAGAACCTCTGGCCCTCAACAACCAAGTCACCCCTCAACATCCCTGGACCTTACTGACGATGACATCAACTCCAACTCCCTGCTTTCTGACTCACAGCCTGTCTCCACACAAGACTCAAGGAGTTCAAACCTTAGAGGCCAAACAGTTGGGGCCAGCACCAAGTCTAGTCGGGCCAAGATGACACAGCCGTCGCCTTCTTCTGCCCCAAACAAAGCCAGTAATGTTCCCAAGCCAAGACCTACTCGGACATCCCTGTTGAGGCGAGCTCGGCTGGGGGAGTCATCAGATACCGAACCTGCTGATATGGACCGGATGTCAGTGGCTTCTGAGGCATCAACTGCTAGTTCCACATCCAGGACAGGGATAGCAAGAAGGGGAATGTCTAGAATTGAGGCTCTAGCACAACCAAGGAGACCAAGGGTTGGGTCTCCATCTGCCCAGAGCGACTCAGAGGCCACCTTGGCTAAAAGCAGAGGGCTGGGTGGCCGAAGTGCAGCAGGAGATTATGCTCTCAGACAGGGATTGAGATGTTCAAATGTGACTTCACTATCCGGACCCAGAGCCAGAGCTAACAGTGCCTCCAAGCTGCCTGATAAAACTAAAGGAACATCATCGTATGGGCATATTACACCTGCAT CTGGGACTCGGTGGCGCCGTGTTCCTGTGGAGTATGCATCCACTTCTGAGGATGAGTATGGCTCAAATCGCCACATATCCAAGCAGGGGCCTACGAGGCCATTCCCTTCGACCCGAGTTGCCCAGTTAGGAGGTTCAGCTCCAGCAACACCCAACCCCGCAGGGCTTGCCAGCTTGAAGCAGAATTCCAGGGACCAGGATGAGTATATGAGAGACTGGACAGCGCACAGTGAAGAAATAGCCAG GATCAGCCAGGATTTAGCCAAAGATTTAGCAATGCTGGCACGAGAGATTCATGATGTGGCTGGAGAGATCGACTCAGTCAGTCCTGCAGCAACTGACCCAGGAGCTCTG TTGGAGGAGTCAGTATTTGATGATGGTATGGATCTGGGTGGTTCCACCGCAGAGCAGAGCAGGACTGTGGCAGGCGAGGGGCGAACCGTGGAGCTACGACAACGAAGTTCAAACGATCAGAGCTCTCGCTCAATCCGTCGACAGACATGGAATAGAGACGAT cTGTACCTTGACAATGTGCTGCTTGCTTCTGTGACTCAACTTTCGACCAGAATACGACAGTCTGTGGACAAAACTACCTACAAAGTCAG GATTCTTTTCAAGGATAAGGAAAGAAAATGGGATGAGATTGAGACCAAACTGCAAGCAGAGCATGACTCCTTAGTTCTCAAGAGCTCCAACAAG
- the cep170ab gene encoding centrosomal protein of 170 kDa isoform X1, with protein sequence MSLTSWFLVSSGGTRHRLPREMIFVGRDDCELMLQSRSVDKQHAVINYEPNTDEHKVKDLGSLNGTFVNDVRIQEQDYVTLKTDDKLRFGYDTNLFTVVRGELHIPEEALKHEKLSSQLQMIQKKHAEKCEVKPSEAAAASGSEGAASKPPESGKPEDKTVGDIAVLHRGTPLYGQPAWWGDGDTDDQHPGKLEEKTSDRKKEKAETDTKRSPEILKSLPQAVSNQEPSYFEIPTKDAPIASKISELPPQDQETNASPAAVEPIHGHASFTIEFDPGASGKVLVKDRVAKVGPETRPRPKRAVGEDLSPLQTAMVAAEVKVADWLAQNELPLALKETVAEDDGESAKSDVPVHLRSLKGSKHEDGTQSDSENALGEQRRAAAMEERSWGLWGSAGIKESRANVPEGLFAEEDSPARRCKSSTSKRQSGLVERRRGSAPHQHGGREECYGHRDEYSDRGTYTIELENGANEEEEARKLIDKVKVFGVDEQRVSRKGGMDQRERLSSQRSGSRDRGKPGRLETEFLSEELMVGGPRWVSQWATLAASHIRTDPEGSGGDSHTMVTENRAEISGSSHMASVHTERKRRTLPQLPGEELNLGRKTQGGCLNIDMGEKQDTEIQEKENQDEKLSRGKKQSVQGTRGVGSQSGSPSRSSPAKSQDSGGGKSSQSGVLSKVPPRPLTSGQKRMEEARRRKKDEEKARESTGKPLLRQESFTVEKPSSSVPIELIPRIDAYTGTKTQSRDGGIDSVSIQKDSEAVAAFLESTVSDQGDPPSQSIEGSMSPESDVDTTSTVSQADGVRKVVQKRRILAGQQKERTVVCTSSKGPTGSREPLDRRGKNRTSGPQQPSHPSTSLDLTDDDINSNSLLSDSQPVSTQDSRSSNLRGQTVGASTKSSRAKMTQPSPSSAPNKASNVPKPRPTRTSLLRRARLGESSDTEPADMDRMSVASEASTASSTSRTGIARRGMSRIEALAQPRRPRVGSPSAQSDSEATLAKSRGLGGRSAAGDYALRQGLRCSNVTSLSGPRARANSASKLPDKTKGTSSYGHITPASGTRWRRVPVEYASTSEDEYGSNRHISKQGPTRPFPSTRVAQLGGSAPATPNPAGLASLKQNSRDQDEYMRDWTAHSEEIARISQDLAKDLAMLAREIHDVAGEIDSVSPAATDPGALLEESVFDDGMDLGGSTAEQSRTVAGEGRTVELRQRSSNDQSSRSIRRQTWNRDDLYLDNVLLASVTQLSTRIRQSVDKTTYKVRILFKDKERKWDEIETKLQAEHDSLVLKSSNKEISTIIQDLKSVEKQLSVIDMMVDPDGTLDALSSMGLTSSLSDQRMSPGSQQGAPALHSRTETKTSSALSTPRCEEFSGEPCGSSERTEETKQDKSVTSKTDKENYIQ encoded by the exons ATGAGTCTGACGTCCTGGTTCTTGGTAAGCAGCGGGGGGACGCGCCATCGTCTTCCCCGGGAGATGATCTTCGTGGGGAGGGATGATTGTGAGCTCATGCTGCAG TCTCGCAGCGTGGACAAACAGCACGCTGTCATCAACTACGAACCAAACACAGATGAACATAAAGTGAAGGACTTGGGCAGCTTAAATGGG ACTTTTGTCAATGACGTCAGAATACAGGAGCAAGACTACGTCACGCTGAAGACCGATGACAAACTAAGGTTTGGATATG ATACCAACCTGTTCACCGTGGTTCGAGGAGAGCTGCACATTCCCGAGGAGGCCCTTAAG CATGAGAAACTGAGCAGCCAGCTTCAGATGATCCAAAAGAAACATGCAGAGAAATGTGAGGTGAAGCCTTCAGAGGCAGCAGCGGCATCAGGTTCAGAAGGCGCCGCGTCAAAACCTCCAGAGTCCGGCAAACCCGAGGATAAGACAGTAG GAGACATAGCAGTTTTACACAGGGGCACGCCCCTTTATGGGCAGCCTGCTTGGTGGGGAGATGGAGACACTGATGATCAGCACCCTGGAAAACTTGAGGAAAAAACCTCTGATAGGAAGAAGGAAAAGGCAGAAACGG ACACCAAGAGAAGTCCAGAGATCCTAAAGTCTTTGCCTCAAGCAGTCTCAAATCAAGAACCTAGCTACTTTGAAATTCCAACAAAGGATGCTCCCATCGCATCTAAAATCAGTGAACTTCCTCCACAAGATCAAGAGACCAATGCTTCCCCTGCTGCTGTGGAGCCCATCCATGGCCATGCCTCATTCACCATCGAGTTTGACCCCGGGGCGTCAGGCAAAGTGTTGGTGAAGGATCGGGTGGCAAAAGTAGGACCAGAGACCCGACCCCGCCCAAAGAGGGCTGTTGGAGAAGACCTGAGTCCGCTTCAGACAGCCATGGTGGCAGCAGAGGTTAAAGTTGCTGACTGGCTGGCTCAGAATGAGCTGCCATTGGCTCTGAAAGAGACGGTGGCAGAGGATGATGGAGAGAGTGCGAAAAGCGATGTTCCTGTGCATCTCCGGAGTCTCAAAG GCAGTAAACACGAGGATGGCACTCAGAGCGATTCAGAGAATGCTCTCGGGGAGCAGCGCAGGGCTGCAGCGATGGAGGAGCGCTCATGGGGGCTTTGGGGCAGCGCTGGCATAAAAGAAAGCCGTGCAAATGTACCAGAAGGCCTGTTTGCAGAAGAGGACAGTCCTGCAAGGCGTTGCAAGTCTTCAACATCGAAAAGGCAGAGCGGGTTGGTGGAAAGGCGGCGTGGCTCGGCACCACATCAGCATGGTGGTCGTGAAGAGTGCTATGGACACAGAGATGAATATAGCGACAGAGGGACTTACACCATTGAGCTGGAGAACGGGGCCAATGAAGAGGAAGAGGCTAGGAAACTGATTGACAAGGTAAAG GTATTTGGTGTGGATGAGCAACGTGTTTCCAGGAAGGGGGGAATGGATCAAAGAGAGCGGTTGTCTTCACAGAGGTCTGGATCGAGAGACAGAGGAAAGCCTGGACGTCTGGAGACAGAG TTCTTGTCTGAAGAGTTGATGGTTGGTGGTCCTCGTTGGGTGTCACAGTGGGCTACTCTAGCTGCCAGCCACATTCGGACAGATCCTGAGGGATCCGGAGGGGACAGTCACACCATGGTCACAGAGAACAGAG cagaaataaGTGGATCCAGCCACATGGCCTCTGTGCACACCGAACGTAAGAGGAGAACCCTACCACAGCTACCTGGTGAAGAACTTAATCTGGGAAGAAAGACCCAGGGTGGATGTCTGAACATAGATATGGGTGAAAAGCAGGATACAGAGATTCAGGAGAAAGAGAATCAAGATGAAAAGCTATCcagaggaaagaaacaaagtgttcAAGGCACTAGAGGTGTGGGCAGTCAGAGCGGTAGCCCAAGTCGATCTTCTCCGGCCAAATCACAGGATAGTGGTGGTGGTAAATCAAGTCAGTCGGGTGTCCTGAGCAAAGTCCCTCCACGTCCACTGACCAGTGGACAGAAGAGAATGGAGGAGgcaaggaggagaaaaaaggaTGAGGAGAAGGCTAGAGAGAGTACCGGGAAACCATTACTGAGGCAGGAGAGCTTCACTGTGGAGAAACCGAGCTCCAGTGTACCCATAGAACTTATTCCACGTATTGATGCTTACACAGGAACCAAAACTCAGAGTAGGGACGGGGGCATAGACAGTGTCTCAATACAGAAAGACTCAGAAGCTGTGGCAGCTTTTCTAGAGAGCACTGTGTCAGACCAAGGTGATCCCCCAAGTCAGTCTATTGAAGGTTCCATGTCTCCAGAGTCAGACGTAGACACAACAAGCACAGTTAGCCAAGCTGATGGCGTTAGAAAAGTAGTTCAGAAACGCAGGATACTAGCTGGGCAGCAAAAAGAGAGAACAGTGGTCTGCACCTCTAGCAAGGGCCCTACTGGGAGCAGAGAGCCTCTGGACAGGAGGGGGAAGAACAGAACCTCTGGCCCTCAACAACCAAGTCACCCCTCAACATCCCTGGACCTTACTGACGATGACATCAACTCCAACTCCCTGCTTTCTGACTCACAGCCTGTCTCCACACAAGACTCAAGGAGTTCAAACCTTAGAGGCCAAACAGTTGGGGCCAGCACCAAGTCTAGTCGGGCCAAGATGACACAGCCGTCGCCTTCTTCTGCCCCAAACAAAGCCAGTAATGTTCCCAAGCCAAGACCTACTCGGACATCCCTGTTGAGGCGAGCTCGGCTGGGGGAGTCATCAGATACCGAACCTGCTGATATGGACCGGATGTCAGTGGCTTCTGAGGCATCAACTGCTAGTTCCACATCCAGGACAGGGATAGCAAGAAGGGGAATGTCTAGAATTGAGGCTCTAGCACAACCAAGGAGACCAAGGGTTGGGTCTCCATCTGCCCAGAGCGACTCAGAGGCCACCTTGGCTAAAAGCAGAGGGCTGGGTGGCCGAAGTGCAGCAGGAGATTATGCTCTCAGACAGGGATTGAGATGTTCAAATGTGACTTCACTATCCGGACCCAGAGCCAGAGCTAACAGTGCCTCCAAGCTGCCTGATAAAACTAAAGGAACATCATCGTATGGGCATATTACACCTGCAT CTGGGACTCGGTGGCGCCGTGTTCCTGTGGAGTATGCATCCACTTCTGAGGATGAGTATGGCTCAAATCGCCACATATCCAAGCAGGGGCCTACGAGGCCATTCCCTTCGACCCGAGTTGCCCAGTTAGGAGGTTCAGCTCCAGCAACACCCAACCCCGCAGGGCTTGCCAGCTTGAAGCAGAATTCCAGGGACCAGGATGAGTATATGAGAGACTGGACAGCGCACAGTGAAGAAATAGCCAG GATCAGCCAGGATTTAGCCAAAGATTTAGCAATGCTGGCACGAGAGATTCATGATGTGGCTGGAGAGATCGACTCAGTCAGTCCTGCAGCAACTGACCCAGGAGCTCTG TTGGAGGAGTCAGTATTTGATGATGGTATGGATCTGGGTGGTTCCACCGCAGAGCAGAGCAGGACTGTGGCAGGCGAGGGGCGAACCGTGGAGCTACGACAACGAAGTTCAAACGATCAGAGCTCTCGCTCAATCCGTCGACAGACATGGAATAGAGACGAT cTGTACCTTGACAATGTGCTGCTTGCTTCTGTGACTCAACTTTCGACCAGAATACGACAGTCTGTGGACAAAACTACCTACAAAGTCAG GATTCTTTTCAAGGATAAGGAAAGAAAATGGGATGAGATTGAGACCAAACTGCAAGCAGAGCATGACTCCTTAGTTCTCAAGAGCTCCAACAAG